The Leishmania infantum JPCM5 genome chromosome 19 region CTCTCTCAAAGTCCGTTTCACGCCTccgtgtgtgtatatgtgcaGCTGACCCGCGGTCAAGCGAGGTTGGTGGCGTTACCGGCGTTGGTACCCTCCCCGTGTGCTTGCATGTGAAAGACggagggagcgagagcgagagagatggagatgTATGTACATTAAAGCACGggcgcgcatacacacatacacatacacatgtaTGCGTATGAGCGTGTATATGATGCTCCCCTATGGCGTCGTTTTTCCCCTTCTTCCGTCTTGGTGACGAGATGGACTGTTGATCGCACGGGAAGCACCGGACCCACGCGCACAAGAAACGGGCAGCACacccaacagcagcaacaaaaaaaaaacacagtAACTGGTGGCGCCTTTTCGctctgcgcacacacgggGAGAAGGGCGACGATGATTCATGAGAGACGAAGAAGTCTCAGTGGCTGCGTGGATATGTGCTGTGGAGTagagagaggtggaggcTTAGGGCGAAAGGATATGCTTGCGCTACTAACGTCGCGAGTACGGCGGAGGCGGGTCAAGGCACCTTTCACTCGACAGTCCTTCACCGCCTGCGAGCGGGTGCAACATCCAGCCATTTTGAGGAGGCGCGCGTACACATATCCATCGTTAGGGACCAGCTTGCATGGCGGTGCCCACGCGCGAGCGTAAAACGAAACCCCCACGCCTTACGTATTACCGCTGTCTTTCCATCTTCTCTGGCCACTCGCCCCCTCAGTTTCACTtgtcgctgcgcctcccttcccttgcATCCActcctcttttcctcctgCCGACACCCGCGGCATCGCCTCTCACGGCTTGAGCACGGCCGACacgcgtgctgcaccgcaaACGGCGAGAGATGCACTTTTCTTTACTGCTCTTGAGTTGTGTGTTCTCTGGCAGCGCAGCTATATCTTCATTGCCGCATCtatcctcctccctctgctcGCTTCCCCAAAGGCACGCAGCCCAGGATAATAAGGAGACGCCTAgcgccgttttttttttcggtggAACGCCTCTATCACGTGCTGTATTGCATCACGCGCGCGttgtttctcctcctcttgcgtCTCGTCTGCTTCTGCTCTCCACTGATACTCTCTGCCGCCCCCCGCTCACGTCGTCGAATGGCACGTGCGCGTTGTTCTCCCTCCATCTTGGCAGACGCGGAAGCACTAATTACGGTGCTCTTCTTGCTCCGCTGTTGTGCGTAAGCCAGCGACGATCTGCAGTCCAAGCGCCCGCTACCACACCGGCGTGCGCCGtgacacacccacacccccaACGAATAAGGGCATTTGGTTCACCTGCTGGCACAGCCGTTGCCAGTGACGCCgcttctccccctttttcgtCAGTGTTTTCCATCGCCGGCGCTCACTCGTGAACGTCATCGTCGACTGTTGTTTCTTCCTTCTTTGACTGGACCCCTGGCaagcgaaggagagaggggagacgCCAGACgatacacacacgtgcatgaGCAAGGAGTCCGTCCCTCATCCGCGGTGCACTTCATATCGTCGTCTTTCTTTCCTTGCTTGTGTCTGCTCTCTAAGCAGGTCGCCCACGCGacctccacccccacccccttcccacacacacgcatctgttgtgtgtgtgtgcgcgcgcacgtgcgtgcgcctcatTCTCCCCAGAAACGAGAAAGGCACGCCAAAGTGCACCACGACCAACACAGAGAGCGAAGTCGGGGCACGCGCGCGAGAttaaagcagcagcaggagagcaAGAAAAATAAaatgctgcgctgctgctctgctctgATGTGCCTGACGGCTGCACCGAGCCGCGTCTCGCcggttgccgccgctgctgctgctgccgccgatgtCGCGGGTTCCTCGGAATCGACAGTCAACCTCATGGCAGATGTGGACAAGAAAGACCCGCAATACAAGCAGATCTTTCTGGAGCGCTTCCGCAAGAAGCTGCAGTCGGACAAGACGGGCATGAACGACTTGGAGAGTTTTGTGGAGCTGCCCGAGGGCGTCGctccgtcggcggcgtcgatTGGTCCTATCAAGCGGGGCAGTGAGCCACTCCCGCCGTGGCTAAAGCTAAAGGTGCCGAAGGGCATGACGCATCGCCCACGATTCAACCGCATCCGCCGCAGTATGCGCGAGAAGAATCTGTCGACAGTGTGCGAGGAGGCCAAATGCCCCAATATTGGTGAGTGCtggggcggcagcgacgacgagggcACGGCGACGGCCACCATCATGGTGATGGGCTCGCACTGCACCCGCGGATGCCGGTTTTGCTCGGTGCTGACGAgccgccgcccgcctccGTTGGACCCGGAGGAGCCAGAGAAggtcgcggccgccgtgcacgAGATGGGCGTGGACTACATCGTAATGACGATGGTCGACCGCGACGACTTGCCAGACGGCGGTGCCTCGCATGTGTGTCGCTGCATCCACACCATTAAGGAGAAGAATCCGGCGCTGATGCTGGAGGCCCTCGTCGGCGACTTCCATGGTGATTTGAAGCTGGTGGAGCAGTTGGCGGTTACCCCGCTGAGTGTGTACGCGCACAACATCGAGTGCGTGGAGCGCATTacgccgcgtgtgcgtgaccGGCGCGCCTCGTACAAGCAGTCGCTGCAAACACTCGAACACGTTACGAAGTCGACCAATGGCAAGATGCTCACAAAGAGCAGTATCATGCTGG contains the following coding sequences:
- a CDS encoding putative lipoic acid synthetase, mitochondrial precursor, with product MCLTAAPSRVSPVAAAAAAAADVAGSSESTVNLMADVDKKDPQYKQIFLERFRKKLQSDKTGMNDLESFVELPEGVAPSAASIGPIKRGSEPLPPWLKLKVPKGMTHRPRFNRIRRSMREKNLSTVCEEAKCPNIGECWGGSDDEGTATATIMVMGSHCTRGCRFCSVLTSRRPPPLDPEEPEKVAAAVHEMGVDYIVMTMVDRDDLPDGGASHVCRCIHTIKEKNPALMLEALVGDFHGDLKLVEQLAVTPLSVYAHNIECVERITPRVRDRRASYKQSLQTLEHVTKSTNGKMLTKSSIMLGLGEEEKEVRQTLRDLRTAGVSAVTLGQYLQPSRTRLKVSRYAHPKEFEMWEKEAMDMGFLYCASGPMVRSSYRAGEYYIKSILKQRQSAEGGKATAAATAANAGAAIA